The following are from one region of the Amia ocellicauda isolate fAmiCal2 chromosome 1, fAmiCal2.hap1, whole genome shotgun sequence genome:
- the plaat1l gene encoding phospholipase A and acyltransferase 1 gives MGQRNSQPQLFPGDIIEFPRSKHFSHFGIYYGERDGVPYVAHLTSRDSDSKILLFGRALKSTVRIDPVDVVGKKYKVSNYLDDNHTPRDFYTLIKPEIDEAMGKMVTYDILFHNCEHQATLYRYGVKKSVQIEKIYKKILPTWQELFEKKKL, from the exons ATGGGGCAG CGCAATTCTCAACCACAGCTTTTTCCTGGAGACATCATCGAGTTTCCACGGTCAAAGCATTTTTCTCACTTTGGGATTTattatggagagagagatggagttcCCTACGTGGCACACTTGACATCTCGAG actcagaTTCAAAGATCCTTCTCTTCGGCAGGGCCCTGAAGTCCACAGTGAGAATTGACCCGGTAGACGTCGTAGGGAAGAAATATAAAGTTAGTAACTACTTGGATGACAACCACACACCCCGAGATTTTTACACACTTATCAAACCTGAGATCGACGAGGCCATGGGCAAGATGGTCACGTACGACATCCTCTTCCACAACTGTGAGCACCAAGCCACGCTCTACCGCTACGGGGTCAAGAAATCAGTGCAG ATTGaaaaaatctacaaaaaaaTATTGCCCACCTGGCAAGAACTCTTTGAGAAGAAAAAACTGTAG
- the LOC136753375 gene encoding ensconsin, producing the protein MHFGKMADMAFGEGSFLEFRWTDEHTAALIHWRGSNSQLFTGRRNAAQRGFEEFVKQHNLVGKIEPLKVKRKWENLKQKYKDLKASKLGMKSECGESAATSWKWHGPMEEALGKRPSVTPSVVVPPVLVPPVLVPPVLADAKRRRQDFVTMLKAWQERDQERERMYLEREEKREREVLVREEKREQEWREWEERKAREHREWEERIQRENREREDRREREIREREERREQEFQAREDRLVSLIKLFLEKK; encoded by the exons ATGCACTTTGGAAAGATGGCTGACATGGCTTTCGGTGAGGGAAGCTTTCTGGAGTTCAGAT GGACAGATGAGCACACAGCTGCCCTGATCCACTGGCGCGGCTCTAACAGCCAGCTCTTCACGGGCAGGAGAAACGCAGCACAGAGGGGGTTTGA AGAGTTCGTCAAACAACACAATTTAGTCGGAAAAATTGAGCCCTTGAAAGTAAAAAGGAAATGGGAAAAccttaaacaaaaatacaag GATTTGAAAGCATCTAAACTTGGGATGAAAAGTGAGTGTGGAGAGAGCGCTGCTACATCCTGGAAGTGGCACGGGCCCATGGAGGAGGCTCTGGGAAAGAGGCCTAGCGTCACTCCCTCTGTCGTGGTTCCTCCTGTCCTGGTTCCTCCTGTCCTGGTTCCTCCTGTCCTGGCTGATGCAAAAAGGAGGAGGCAGGATTTTGTGACCATGCTGAAGGCATGGCAGGAGAGAGACCAAGAGAGGGAAAGAATGTATCTGGAGAGGGAAgaaaagagagagcgagaggtgCTGGTGAGAGAGGAAAAGAGGGAACAGGAGTGGAGAGAGTGGGAGGAGAGAAAAGCGAGAGAACACAGGGAATGGGAGGAGAGGATACAGAGGGAaaacagagagagggaagacaggagagagagagagatcagagagagggaggaaagaaGGGAACAGGAGTTCCAGGCCAGAGAGGACCGTCTCGTGTCCCTgatcaaattatttttagaaaaaaaatga